GGAGAATAAGGCGGTCCGCGGGTGCGCGCACCCGGTGTCACACCCCCGGCGCTCCGCTCGTTCTCTGGCCGACACGAACCTCGAATCAGACGGAGACCGACATGCGCACCATCGCCTTGCTGCCGCTCGCCGCCCTGCTCGCGCTGGGATGTTCCGGGTCCCCCACCGGCTCCGGCCCCGGTCTGCCCGCGGCCGTGCTCCGCGACGCGGAAGGGATCACCTTCGCGGCCGAGCGTCCCGCCTATCGCCGCGGCGACACCGCCACTATCGTGCTGCGCAACGGCACCACGCAGTCGCTCGGCTACAACCTCTGCCACTCGTCGCGCGAGCTGAGGGCGGGCGGCACGTGGTCGCGCATCTCCTCCCTCCGCCTCTGCACCATGGAGCTCCGCATCCTCGCTCCCGGCGCGGAGACGGTGCTGCGGGAGCCGATCACCGCGGAGTGGCAGCCCGGCGAGTACCGCATGGTCACCCGGGTCGAGCGGATGCGGAGCGGCGACGGCGGCGAGGTCTTCACGCCTCCCTTCACCGTCGAGCGCTGAACGGGAAAACGGAACGGCGTCTCACACAGAGCCACAGAGGGAACTGAAAGAACGAAAGAGGAGGCGCGGAGAGATCTCCGCGCCTCCTCTTCTTCGTGCGGACCAGCCGTTCACGGTCCGCCGAGCATCCGGTCCACCCGCGCTTCGAGCGACGGCTTCGTGGCGCCGGAGAGGGCGCTCTCTAGCAGGTCGGCCAGCTCCTCGCCGAAGTCGTCGGGGAAGCGGCGGGCGAGGCGAACCAGCGGGGCGAAGGCCAGCATCACCGTGCGCGGGGTCTCCTCCGGCTCGGCGCCCTCGCCGCGCCAGGCGTCGGCGGCGGGGGCGGACTGCCAGGGCTCCAGCTCGTGCTCGTGCTCTTCTTCCTCGCCGTCGGTGGAGATCCCTTCCGGCAGCTGGTCGACGGGGATGGAGAGGCCGACCATGGCGTGGATCTCGGCGGTCGCCTCCTCCGGCTCCTCGGCCAGGAGGCCGAGCTGCACGGGCGTCTGCAGCGCTTCCTCCAGGATCGCCAGCGTCTCGGGAGGCAGGAGCGCGCGGAACGACGGGCGGTCGTTGCCGTCTGCGTAGAACGCCACGGGGATCAGCTCGGCCTCTTCTGGAAGCAGCCCCTCGTGGTCCACTTCGCGGAGCTCGAGCTCGACGGGTTCATCTCGAAGATATACGTGCATGGGCGGAAAATCCGGTTGCGAGCACGGGCGCACGCGCCTCGCGCCACGGACCTCTGGTACACCCCTTCCGGCGGGGGTTCCACGGTTGCCGGACGATCCGTGCCGGATATGTTACAGAACAGCAGTGCCTAGTGCCCAGTGCTCAGTGCCCAGTAGCTTCGGACGCTCCACTAGGTACTAGGCACTAGGCACTAGGCACTTTCCCGGAACTCCCTTGCCTCTCCCGATCATCCAGTCCGATCCGCGCGCGGCCAAGCTCGAGCGCGCGCTCAAGGAAAAGGTGCGCGGCGAGGTGCGCTTCGATGCCAAGTCGCGCCTCCTGTACAGCACCGATGCGTCGCTCTACCAGTTCCTCCCCGTCGGCGTGGTGGTGCCGAAGGAGGCGGCGGACGTGGAGGCGACGGTCAAGCTGGCGGCGGAGGCCGGGGTCGCCATCCTGCCGCGCGGCGGAGGGACCGCGCTCGCCGGGCAGACGGTGGGGACGGCGCTGGTGATGGACTTCAGCAAGTACATGAACCGGGTGATCGAGATAGACCCGGACCGCAGGCGCGCGCGCGTGGAGCCGGGGCTGCGGCTCGACCGCCTCAACCGCGCCGCGGCGCCGTACGGGCTCCACTTCGGACCCGATCCGGCCACCATCCGCCAGTGCGCGCTGGGCGGGATGATCGGCAACAACTCGTGCGGCGCCCGCTCGCTCGTCTACGGCAAGACGGGCGACCACGTGCACTCGCTGGAGTGCATCACCGCGGACGGACGCTGCGCCCACTTCGGCTCCGTCGCGCGCGAGGATGTGGCGCAGATGCCCGGGCTGGAGGGGGAGATCGCGCGCTCCGTCCTCGGCATCCTGGAGCCGGAGCGCGAGCGCATCCTCGCCCGCTATCCAAAGATCCCGCGCCGCGTATCGGGCTACAACTTCGACGCGATGCTGGAGGGCGACACCCTCAACCTCGCGCAGCTCATCGTCGGCTCCGAGGGGACGCTGGCGACGGTGGTGGAGGCGGAGCTGGGGCTGGTGCCGGTGCCGCCCGCGCGGTCGCTCGTGCTGCTGAGCTTCCGCGAACGCTTCACCTCGATGGATGCCGTCCCCGCCATCCTCCTGGAGCGCGGCCTTTCGGCGCTGGAGATCGTGGACAGCCGGGTGCTGCAGGGCGCGCGCTCGCTGATCGAGTTCCGCGACACCGCCGCCATGGCCGCGCCCGATGCGCTGGGCGTCCTCTTCTGCGAGTTCAGCGGCGACTCGCCCGAGGAGGTCGCGGGGCTGGCGCACGACTTCGCGGCGCGGGCGAAGACGCTCCCGGGCGCGCCCCAGGCCAACGCGTATCTCACCGCGCGCGAGCAGGCGGCGGCGTGGGCGCTGCGCCAGGCGGCGACGGGGCTCCTCTACCTCACGACGCCCAACAAGAACATCAAGCCGCAGGAGTTCGTCGAGGACACCGGCGTGCCCCCCGAGCGGCTGGGCGACTACACGCGCCGCTTCGAGGAGATCGTCAACCGCCACGGCACCACCACGGGGTACTTCGGGCACGCGGGGCAGGGGTGCCTGCACATCCGCGTGGACCTGGACCTGAAGCGCGGCGAGGACGTCCAGCGCATGCAGGGGATCGCGCACGACATCGCCGAGCTCGTGGTGGAGTTCGGCGGCTCCCTCTCTGGCGAGCACGGC
Above is a genomic segment from Longimicrobium sp. containing:
- a CDS encoding FAD-binding and (Fe-S)-binding domain-containing protein, whose amino-acid sequence is MPLPIIQSDPRAAKLERALKEKVRGEVRFDAKSRLLYSTDASLYQFLPVGVVVPKEAADVEATVKLAAEAGVAILPRGGGTALAGQTVGTALVMDFSKYMNRVIEIDPDRRRARVEPGLRLDRLNRAAAPYGLHFGPDPATIRQCALGGMIGNNSCGARSLVYGKTGDHVHSLECITADGRCAHFGSVAREDVAQMPGLEGEIARSVLGILEPERERILARYPKIPRRVSGYNFDAMLEGDTLNLAQLIVGSEGTLATVVEAELGLVPVPPARSLVLLSFRERFTSMDAVPAILLERGLSALEIVDSRVLQGARSLIEFRDTAAMAAPDALGVLFCEFSGDSPEEVAGLAHDFAARAKTLPGAPQANAYLTAREQAAAWALRQAATGLLYLTTPNKNIKPQEFVEDTGVPPERLGDYTRRFEEIVNRHGTTTGYFGHAGQGCLHIRVDLDLKRGEDVQRMQGIAHDIAELVVEFGGSLSGEHGDGLSRSEFLPLMFGPEIIRLHQEVKRVFDPEGRMNPGGKIVPPYQRMSENLRFDAVANAGAPDTWFDYSADGGWDVAVEKCNGMGVCRKLDTGTMCPSHMVTLEEQHATRGRANALREAMRGNLPGMKSGAVMEALDLCLGCKACKTECPVGVDMARYKVEYLAQHYRETGTPRDALFFGRIRDFARAGSLAPGLANLGSRLMGGTIKGIGRMDPRRELPPLASHPFRRGWKPKPSAGRPTVILLDDTFHNFFQPGPLHATATVLERAGFHVKLPKKSVCCGRAAISNGLLDHGRALQTELLETLLPEVEAGAMVVGVEPSCILTLRDELPDLVRDPRAKVLASASVMLEEFLAALPDWRPGRLERRAVVHGHCHQKAIVGMGPTNEVLGRVEGLEFSVLDSGCCGMAGSFGYEKGHYEVSKACGERVLFPAVRAAEAEDLVVAPGFSCRHQIADFCDGRATLHTAELLAMAETATAG